DNA sequence from the Leopardus geoffroyi isolate Oge1 chromosome A3, O.geoffroyi_Oge1_pat1.0, whole genome shotgun sequence genome:
TGAGACTGCCTTCCTGTCCCATCATCTCCCTGCAGAGACAGAATGGCCCTGGACAGCGTGTGATCCGGGAGGTGAACACCACCACTCGGGCCTGTGCCCTCTGGGGCCTGGCTGAAGACAGTGACTACACAGTGCAGGTCAGGAGCATCGGCCTGCGGGGAGAGAGCCCCCCAGGGCCTCGGGTGCACTTCCGAACTCTCAAGGGTTCTGACCGGCTACCCTCAAACAGCTCAAGCCCAGGTGAGGGTCTCAGCTATTCTCCATTCCCTAAACTTTGGATTCTCTGGCTTTTTACCTGGCCTTTAGCCTCTTGTTTATTTCCCCAAAACCGGCAACACTCTAGCTTAGATGAATAAAAGGATGATTTAATTCATCATACTgccaagaaaggaaggaaaaaggttGGCAGGGGACTGGATATAGACAGGCTGATAATGAATCGTTTGGGGGAAGGGCTTTTAAGCTTCCTTTTACCTATCCTCAGTTCACAGCCTCCACCGCAGCCTGCGTGAGTACTCGCATGCAGCCCTCCTGCTTTTTGGTCGCTAACTACCTGCCCACCAACAGCTTCCTAGAGAGCGGCTACTGGGGGGCAACTCTGTGACAAGTCTACCCTGACACTAGTGTCCAGAATCATAGAAGAACTCTGTAGCTGCTCCCCCATAACCTGGAGTCTATCTCCTCCTTCTTAGGTGACATCACAGTGGAGGGTCTAGATGGAGAGCGACCGCTGCAGACAGGGGAAGTGGTCATCATTGTGGTGGTGTTGCTCATGTGGGCTGGTGAGTAAGCAGCTGGACCGGGGGGCCAaggactggggggtggggagctcagTGAAGGCGGGACATGGTAAAGGTTGTTgggagaaaaggcagggagagaaatgGAGTGGGGAGATGCTTAGTTGAGGGGGGTGAGCAGAAGTTGGAGGAGAGGAAGATTAAGAGGGTGGTACTTGTACATGGGCCCAGAAATTCAAGGATTTTCTAGAAACTGTATGATTATCTCACTGCCCTTCAAGGCTGTGAGTGGGGAGGTCAAGATCAAGGCTCAGATTGTATTGTTGTGTTTCAGCTGTAATTGGGCTATTCTGCCGCCAGTATGATATCATCAAGGATAATGACTCCAACAACAACcccaaggagaaggggaaggggccgGAACAGAGTCCTCAGGGAAGGCCAGTGGGGACAAGACAGGTGATGTGGGGTCTGAGGGAGGGAAAGGTGATTTTGCTTCTAGGAGCAGCCATGGAAAGGGAGAAGGGCaaggaggggcaggaaaagaaggagaatggATATTTGGGATGGAGAAGGCTACAACTTTGCCACAATTAGAGACTCAAGccattttcttttacagaaaaagtcccCATCCATCAACACCATCGATGtatgaatgaagaaacagaaccagaaaaCAGATGCACTAGCAacctggggatggggatggggtcAGGGAGAGTCCCAGCTGGTGATCTGCCCAAGACTGAAGGATCCCAGTTTCCTAGAGGGTAATGACACTCCCACAACCTCAGGCCTGGTACCCGTCCTCTTTCCACTGTGAGCAGGGCCAGAAGGTAGGTCTTAGGGTCTGCACCCCTGGACCTGGGGAATGGCTATCAGATGGGATACGTCCTTCCATCCCCCAGGTCCAGGGGAGAGTCACTTACTCAACTGTATCCCATTAGGTCCCAAATGGGACCCCCATTTCACCTGCATCAGGACTCTCGGCATCCCCAGCTGCCCCCACATCTTGCCTCTGGGTCTCAGAGAGGGGTGTTTCTTTGGggacttcccctcccccaggaaataaaaggaaatgtctgGGTCTGGAGGCAGATGCCGCACTGCACTACTCCAATGTCTTCCATGGAGCCTCGGGTGCTCCCCCTCTCACCCGGTAGCCCCTCCAGCTGCTGGTGACCTCACCCCTTGGACATTTTTCCAATAAAGGTTCTTGGACAAACTGGAGCTGACTGTATGGTATACTGTATAGTATGCTGAAGACATTtccccactgcctctcccctgactATAAGGGCCTCTCACACCACCACCAACTCGACAGGAGCACTATCATTTTTAGGTGTTTGTTTTGATTCTCTAGCCTGGGATGGGTGGAGAGAGGCCAGAAATGGGTGTAGAAAACTAGAGCCCtagttccttttgttttgttcagtgaGAAGGGGGAGAAGGTGAAGAAGGGGATATAAGTTCTCCCATACCAGTGGAAACTAAGGTTATACCACATGAGAAGGCCAGTAACCTTTTTATGTTCGCTGCCCACGTTGACACCCAAGCTCTTCACCATTTATCCCTCTGATTCCTCCATCACCCCGAGTTGATTTTCAGAAAAGGACTGAACAGTGTCTTGGGACAAATGAAAGAGCAGCTACACTAATGGATCCCTTGGTGCCACGTGCTCCTATCCTGTGCATTCCTGTACCTATTCTTCCCTGCCCTCACTTTCCCttttgtctccgtctctgtctctgttcatTCTGTCGAAAGTCAATAATAACTGTAAAGTGCAAATGAGTTTATATTCACTCTCCACCACTATGTTCAGAGGAGGattatggaaataaaactgaGGGGTTGGAATCCCCCCTGTCAAAAGACTTCTACTTTGGGCTCTGGGGTGACTTGTTTCCTGTGAAAATAGGGGCTGTCCTCTACTCTTTCCTAAATTCCAAGGCGGGGTGTGGTGCCAGTGAGAGAAATAGCTGTTGACGTTTGCATCCACTGTGGGGGAAAGGATTCAGAACCCAGAACTGGTGTAGACAGCATATGCTACATTTTCTGGAGACGTACAGGTCTTCTCAACTTCGGATCTTTCCAGAGGAGGTATATAAATAACTCTCCTTCTCTGCATCTCAGTCTCTCTGGTATGTTACAAGAATTTAGACCAATAATTCTGAAATGGGCCCCAATCCAAAGAGAGATCAATAAGTCAATATCCTTTCTACTCAAACAAACTCCAACCCCAGGTATCACAAGACTTAAACTTAACCTATCAGGTGAGCCAAGCTCCGGTTTGCCCTCTACCTTGAACCATAGAAGCATCCTGATCTGGGCAGCTGTCTTTAATCCACTGCCCCCCAATTCTGAAGTAGGGTACCTTACCTCTCACTGGCTACGGGTTCCAAAACACTCATCTCTCAGACTCTGGACACATCATTTCTTGGGATGGGGGTGGCACAGGATATAGAAGCATGGCATGGAGATGGAGAGACAGGAGTTCAGAAGGGATATAAAGGGTGTTTAAATGCACCAGCTCTGGGTTGAATCCCAGTTACATCCTTTACTGGCTGTTAGTTTGGGTCCGTGACCCTTCTAATCCCGAGCCTCCTATtatgtaaaatgggactaataatgTCATCGCCTTCAAAAACTGTCtttgagattaaatgagataatgcatgtacaGCACTTTGCACAGTACCTGGCAGATAACATGCTGAGCATTCACTGTTAGCTATCATTATTAGCCTTTTGATCCCGTGCAAGTCACATAATGTATTTGGGCTGAATTCCATCAGCTGCAAAAACGTCTATGAAAGCAATTGCCCTGCTTTCCATCAGGGTTATGATGATTAAAAGAATGCATTCAGGTACACTTACTCACATCAAGGCGCGAGAAAGACTGTGATTACGTAGCTCCCCGACTTGCTGAGGGCTTGTGGGCGTGGCTTGAGCCTGGGCTTGCAGGCAACGACGGGATTGGTTGAGAGGATTCAATTCCACTCGCAGTCCCGCCCTAGATCTCACTGCGCCTGCGCACGTCCTGTTTGCTTCGCCGCGAACCTACGTGGTGACCTTGCGAAGTGTGTGGCGCTCTGGTCGCATCTGCGTCAGCAGCAGTCGCTGCGGCTGCGTGGCGGGTTGTCCAGGTAACCACGGGAGTTGTCGCTGACTGGTGGCATCTGAGAGACAGGTGTTCGTCATGCAGTTGAAGCACCTGAGGACCCTGCTGAGCCCTCAGGTGAGGAGTTGCgtgcctcttcccacccccacccgccttcACGTTCCAAGAAAAGTGAGGGAACGGAAATTTAATGATGTTGAGCGCCTACTGTATGCGGAAGACCGAAGGCTCTAGCGATGATCCCGACTGTGTGCGGCCGATAGTGTTCAGTAGGCGAGACGGACCGCTAACCTCGGTAGCTTTCATTCCGTTTCCTTTAACATCAGTTGTGTACGGGGCCCCGTGCTGGGCGCACATGTAAACAACGAACATAAATCTGCACCCAAATAAACCAGCGCTTTAGGTGCAGGCCCAAAAGAGGGAGTGTAGGAGACCTTACGTTCCTTCTGATGATGCAGATCTCAGACTCAGAAGAGGCGGGGCACTGAGGGAGAAAGCCTAAACCATGCTGAAGAAAGGCTGGGTTTTGGAGCTAGGAGACCAGAATTTAAATCCTAGTGGCAGCTGTACTTTTAATACATAACCCAATACCGCTGACTTTAGCCCAGGCCACAGTCTCTCTGAGCACTCACCCAACGACTTCATTGGGAAAATGGAAGTAACAATAATAGCAACCTTAGGGGATATGATGGAAGAGTTGAAGTAATGTACACAAAGTCCACTGTAAACCGAAAAGCAGTGTAAAAACTGATAGACAAGAGAGGAGAactttcaaaattcaaagaacaaaattataCAAAGCTAATAATAATACCTGCCACCGTGtatgtttaatatgtttattatGCAAGGCAGCAT
Encoded proteins:
- the FNDC4 gene encoding fibronectin type III domain-containing protein 4; translated protein: MPQCLPADSVGTMASLMPLSPYLSPTVLLLVSCDLGFVRADRPPSPVNVTVTHLRANSATVSWDVPEGNIVIGYSISQQRQNGPGQRVIREVNTTTRACALWGLAEDSDYTVQVRSIGLRGESPPGPRVHFRTLKGSDRLPSNSSSPGDITVEGLDGERPLQTGEVVIIVVVLLMWAAVIGLFCRQYDIIKDNDSNNNPKEKGKGPEQSPQGRPVGTRQKKSPSINTIDV